From Pandoraea norimbergensis, the proteins below share one genomic window:
- a CDS encoding M24 family metallopeptidase has protein sequence MLMARHKTRAAIADIASQVKPGMVEEDAVAMAKGVLAAAGLELSWHPTRVRLGENTLKPMRQPSTPGVVLGENDIFFIDIAPRFEAWEGDGGASFVVGEHAGHARCAHDAQALFHDVRGKWLRDGVSGQALYAYADEVAKRMGWELNFDLPGHRVSDFPHAAIHTGSLADFETTPSAMRWILEIHLRDPQQRFGAFFEDMLLDDTYY, from the coding sequence ATGTTGATGGCGCGTCACAAGACACGTGCGGCCATCGCCGACATCGCGAGTCAAGTGAAGCCGGGCATGGTGGAAGAAGATGCGGTCGCGATGGCCAAAGGCGTGCTCGCGGCCGCTGGCCTCGAACTGAGCTGGCATCCGACGCGGGTGCGCTTGGGTGAGAACACGCTCAAGCCCATGCGTCAGCCGTCCACGCCGGGTGTGGTGCTGGGCGAGAACGACATCTTCTTCATCGACATCGCCCCGCGCTTCGAAGCGTGGGAAGGCGATGGCGGCGCGAGCTTTGTCGTGGGCGAGCACGCTGGGCACGCACGCTGCGCGCACGACGCGCAAGCGCTGTTCCACGACGTGCGCGGCAAGTGGCTGCGCGATGGCGTATCGGGGCAGGCGCTGTATGCCTATGCCGACGAGGTGGCGAAACGCATGGGCTGGGAACTGAACTTCGACCTGCCGGGGCATCGCGTATCGGACTTCCCGCATGCCGCCATTCATACGGGCTCGCTCGCCGACTTCGAGACCACCCCTTCGGCGATGCGCTGGATTCTGGAAATCCACCTGCGCGACCCGCAGCAACGCTTCGGCGCGTTCTTCGAGGACATGCTGCTCGACGATACCTACTACTGA
- a CDS encoding GlxA family transcriptional regulator: MIRNVALLVFPGVQSLDVSGPLDVFAEANRFLLPGDHYQTEVIGTQHGPIACSNGMTILPRRHYQEAGGHLDLLLVAGGPSLLTDDLGPNVSRWLHDATPRARRFGSICNGALVLAAAGLLDGKRVTTHWNDVDVLAERAPGARIEADRLFVQDGNLYTSAGVTAGIDLSLHLLAQDHGQEVALNVAKRLVVFTQRAGGQSQFSPYLTPYAEPNSPVAQVQQFVLEHLAEPLSVGDLAAVAKMSVRNFSRVFARDAGVTPADFVSAARIDAARVMLENGNAPLKTVAWQCGFGDPHNMRKVFQRRFGVSPQQYREHFGQPQD; this comes from the coding sequence ATGATCCGGAATGTCGCCTTGCTGGTTTTTCCCGGCGTGCAATCGCTCGATGTGAGCGGCCCGCTCGATGTCTTCGCGGAAGCAAACCGCTTTCTGCTGCCCGGCGACCACTATCAGACGGAAGTCATCGGCACCCAGCACGGACCGATTGCCTGTTCGAACGGCATGACGATTCTGCCGCGCCGTCACTATCAGGAAGCGGGCGGACATCTCGACTTGCTGCTGGTGGCGGGCGGCCCGTCGCTGCTGACCGACGATCTCGGCCCCAACGTGTCGCGCTGGCTGCACGACGCCACGCCGCGCGCCCGCCGCTTCGGCTCGATTTGCAACGGCGCGCTGGTGCTGGCCGCCGCCGGACTGCTCGACGGCAAGCGCGTGACCACCCACTGGAACGACGTTGACGTGCTGGCCGAGCGCGCCCCCGGCGCCCGCATCGAGGCCGACCGGCTCTTCGTTCAGGACGGGAATCTGTACACGTCAGCGGGCGTGACGGCGGGCATCGACTTATCGCTGCACCTTCTCGCGCAGGATCACGGACAAGAGGTGGCACTCAACGTGGCGAAGCGGTTAGTGGTGTTCACGCAGCGCGCTGGCGGTCAGTCGCAGTTCAGCCCGTACCTCACGCCCTACGCGGAACCGAATTCCCCGGTCGCACAGGTGCAGCAATTCGTGCTGGAACATCTGGCCGAGCCGCTGTCGGTCGGTGATCTGGCCGCGGTGGCCAAGATGAGTGTGCGGAATTTCTCGCGGGTGTTTGCGCGCGACGCGGGCGTAACGCCCGCCGACTTCGTGAGCGCCGCCCGCATCGACGCCGCGCGCGTCATGCTGGAGAACGGCAACGCACCGCTCAAGACCGTGGCATGGCAATGCGGCTTCGGCGATCCGCACAACATGCGCAAGGTGTTTCAGCGCCGCTTCGGGGTGTCGCCTCAGCAGTACCGCGAACATTTCGGGCAGCCGCAGGACTGA
- a CDS encoding 2-hydroxycarboxylate transporter family protein: protein METVTTRAEAARASVQTQSRAGATTPKPSGTTDGAGAASGSVMSLRERWWAVFDLRIGALPLPVYLALVAILAAMTHNGKLAADLPTGIALVAVGGFTCAELAKRIPWVRHIGATSIFAAFIPSAMVYYGLMPAPVTKAVTTFTKSSNFLYLFIAAIIVGSVLSMDRRTLVKGFVRIFIPLASGSFVAAIVGTSVGTALGLEAKQAFFYIVVPIMAGGVGEGALPLSAGYAQILGVEQGPLFAQALSAAMLGNISAICLAGLLSYLGTRKPKLTGYGQLTVTPAGEALAAQDESSQSFDASSLAAAGGTAIALYLLGVLSHQWFNWPAPVVMLVFVVIAQLFQIVSPRVRGGARFMYSFFSTAVTYPLMFAISVAMTPWGEIVTAFHWINIVTAVSTVLSLAVTGFVVAKWVGMYPVEAAIVNVTHSGLGGTGDVAILTAANRMALMPFAQIATRIGGAIVVMTSLAAFSYWH from the coding sequence ATGGAAACGGTAACCACGCGCGCTGAGGCGGCAAGGGCATCCGTGCAGACCCAGTCGAGGGCCGGGGCGACGACGCCCAAGCCCTCGGGCACGACGGACGGCGCCGGTGCTGCAAGCGGCAGCGTGATGTCGCTGCGCGAGCGCTGGTGGGCGGTGTTCGACCTGCGCATCGGTGCGTTGCCGTTGCCGGTGTATCTCGCGCTCGTGGCGATCCTCGCGGCAATGACGCACAACGGCAAGCTCGCCGCCGATCTGCCCACCGGCATCGCGCTCGTCGCCGTCGGCGGCTTCACGTGTGCCGAGCTGGCCAAGCGCATTCCGTGGGTGCGTCACATCGGCGCGACGTCGATCTTTGCGGCGTTCATCCCGTCGGCGATGGTCTATTACGGCCTCATGCCCGCACCGGTGACGAAGGCGGTCACCACGTTCACCAAGAGCTCCAATTTCCTCTACCTGTTTATCGCCGCGATCATTGTCGGCAGCGTATTGAGCATGGACCGGCGCACGCTGGTGAAAGGCTTCGTTCGCATCTTTATTCCACTGGCGAGTGGTTCATTCGTCGCGGCCATTGTCGGCACGTCGGTCGGCACGGCACTGGGTCTGGAGGCGAAGCAGGCGTTCTTCTACATCGTCGTGCCGATCATGGCGGGCGGGGTCGGCGAAGGCGCGTTGCCGCTCTCGGCGGGCTACGCGCAGATTCTCGGTGTGGAACAGGGGCCGCTCTTCGCGCAGGCACTCTCGGCCGCAATGCTCGGCAACATCTCGGCGATCTGTCTGGCGGGGTTGCTGAGCTATCTGGGCACGCGCAAGCCGAAGCTCACTGGCTACGGCCAACTGACGGTCACGCCAGCGGGTGAGGCGCTCGCGGCGCAAGACGAGTCGTCGCAGAGTTTCGATGCCTCGAGTCTGGCGGCCGCAGGCGGCACGGCGATTGCCCTGTACTTGCTGGGGGTGCTGAGCCATCAGTGGTTCAACTGGCCGGCGCCCGTGGTGATGCTCGTGTTCGTGGTGATCGCGCAGTTGTTCCAGATTGTGTCGCCGCGCGTGCGGGGCGGGGCGCGTTTTATGTACAGCTTCTTCTCGACCGCGGTCACGTACCCGCTGATGTTCGCCATCAGCGTCGCGATGACGCCGTGGGGCGAGATCGTCACGGCATTTCACTGGATCAACATCGTGACGGCTGTCTCGACGGTGCTGTCGCTGGCGGTCACCGGGTTCGTCGTGGCGAAATGGGTGGGGATGTATCCGGTGGAAGCGGCCATCGTCAACGTGACGCACAGCGGCTTGGGCGGCACCGGCGATGTGGCGATTCTCACGGCGGCGAATCGCATGGCGCTGATGCCCTTCGCACAGATCGCCACTCGTATCGGCGGCGCGATTGTCGTGATGACGTCGCTGGCGGCGTTTTCCTACTGGCACTGA
- a CDS encoding CaiB/BaiF CoA transferase family protein — protein sequence MSSAVTHDATATTASGPLDGVRVLDLSAYIAGPYGCTLLADQGAEVIKIEPPTGDNLRKYPSTLASESRAFLGVNRGKRGLVLDLKQPEALAVLCRLVESADVLVHNFRPSVPARLGIAYEQLREVNPRLIYCAVTGYGETGPNKDKAGYDQVLQTMTGMCAMQGKADGPPEILYGSVVDYYAASLVAAGVSSALFARERTGQGQYVGVSLLRSALAMQSARMIWADDEPRDVGRDMRSGGITGIHPTRDGYLYISANTPHFWQALCEKTGMAALAADERYDSVRKRAQHRDEIVPQLHAALQAHGAREWETIFGDAVPCAAARRIEDMFDDPQVDAEAMVQHYTYAGPNGDLGYRGFRQPIRFGAGASHDGNAPVSRAAPAFGQHSDEVLRDLGLTDTDIAALRKTEAVQ from the coding sequence TTGTCTTCCGCCGTCACCCATGACGCGACGGCCACCACCGCCTCCGGCCCACTCGACGGCGTCCGTGTGCTTGACCTGAGCGCCTACATCGCAGGCCCCTATGGCTGCACGTTGCTCGCCGACCAAGGGGCCGAAGTCATCAAAATCGAACCGCCCACAGGCGACAATCTGCGTAAATACCCGTCGACGCTTGCCAGCGAGAGCCGCGCTTTTCTCGGTGTCAATCGCGGTAAGCGTGGGTTGGTGCTCGATCTCAAGCAGCCGGAAGCACTTGCCGTGCTGTGCCGTTTGGTCGAATCGGCCGACGTACTCGTCCACAACTTCCGCCCCAGCGTGCCCGCCCGGCTGGGCATCGCGTACGAACAACTGCGCGAAGTGAACCCGCGCCTGATCTACTGCGCGGTGACCGGCTACGGCGAGACCGGCCCGAACAAGGACAAGGCCGGTTACGACCAAGTGCTGCAAACCATGACGGGCATGTGCGCCATGCAGGGCAAGGCCGACGGTCCGCCTGAAATTCTCTACGGCTCGGTGGTCGACTACTATGCGGCGTCGCTGGTAGCGGCGGGCGTATCGTCGGCGTTATTCGCCCGCGAGCGCACCGGTCAGGGGCAGTACGTGGGCGTGTCGTTGCTGCGCAGCGCGCTGGCGATGCAGTCTGCCCGCATGATCTGGGCCGATGACGAACCGCGTGACGTCGGTCGCGATATGCGCTCCGGCGGCATTACCGGCATCCATCCCACGCGCGACGGCTATCTGTATATCTCGGCCAACACGCCGCACTTCTGGCAGGCGCTGTGCGAAAAGACGGGCATGGCTGCACTGGCCGCCGACGAGCGCTACGATTCCGTGCGCAAGCGCGCGCAGCATCGCGACGAGATCGTGCCGCAGTTGCACGCCGCGTTGCAGGCGCATGGTGCGCGCGAGTGGGAGACGATCTTTGGCGATGCCGTGCCCTGCGCGGCCGCGCGTCGCATCGAAGACATGTTCGACGATCCGCAGGTCGACGCCGAAGCAATGGTGCAGCACTACACCTATGCCGGGCCGAACGGCGATCTGGGTTATCGCGGTTTCCGGCAGCCGATCCGGTTTGGTGCGGGCGCCAGTCATGACGGCAACGCGCCGGTATCGCGCGCCGCGCCTGCCTTCGGCCAGCATTCCGATGAAGTGCTGCGCGATCTCGGCCTGACGGACACCGACATTGCCGCGCTGCGTAAGACAGAGGCGGTGCAGTAA
- a CDS encoding HpcH/HpaI aldolase/citrate lyase family protein produces the protein MRSKLFVPASRPELFAKALASAADALSFDLEDSVAPERKHDARNTLRDWLRTPGPAHADKQLIVRVNPLDTAYFGDDIDAVVQNGVALINLPKPERADDVLAAAERIEQAERANGVTTPVRLLLNIESPQALRRAAELATAHPRVAGLQLGLGDLFEPLGVARREAAAISQAMFALRMAAGEAGVFAYDSAFANIKDEAGFRAEAQLAKAMGFLGKSCIHPSQIALANDVFRPSDEEIAHAVRVVDAARTAARDGVGAYVVDGKMIDVPFVERARALVSNARRMGLLRDEQPVN, from the coding sequence ATGAGAAGCAAACTCTTCGTGCCCGCATCGCGGCCGGAGCTCTTCGCCAAGGCGCTCGCCAGTGCGGCCGACGCCCTGTCGTTCGATCTGGAAGATTCCGTCGCCCCCGAGCGCAAGCACGACGCGCGCAACACATTGCGTGACTGGCTGCGTACGCCGGGTCCCGCCCACGCCGACAAGCAATTGATCGTGCGCGTGAATCCGCTCGATACCGCGTACTTCGGCGACGACATCGATGCCGTCGTGCAGAACGGCGTCGCACTCATCAATCTGCCCAAGCCCGAACGCGCCGACGACGTGCTCGCCGCCGCAGAACGCATCGAACAGGCCGAACGCGCCAACGGCGTCACGACGCCCGTGCGTTTGCTGCTGAATATCGAATCGCCGCAGGCCCTGCGCCGCGCCGCTGAACTCGCAACGGCGCATCCGCGCGTGGCCGGGTTGCAACTGGGTCTCGGCGATCTGTTCGAGCCGCTGGGCGTGGCACGTCGCGAAGCCGCCGCGATCTCGCAAGCCATGTTTGCGCTGCGCATGGCCGCCGGTGAGGCGGGCGTTTTTGCTTACGACTCCGCCTTCGCCAACATTAAGGACGAAGCGGGCTTTCGCGCCGAAGCGCAGCTCGCAAAAGCGATGGGTTTCCTCGGCAAGAGCTGCATCCATCCGAGTCAGATTGCACTCGCCAACGACGTATTCCGTCCTTCCGATGAAGAGATCGCCCATGCCGTGCGCGTGGTCGATGCTGCACGCACGGCGGCCCGCGACGGCGTAGGCGCGTATGTCGTCGACGGAAAAATGATCGATGTGCCGTTTGTCGAACGCGCCCGCGCGCTGGTGAGCAATGCCCGCCGCATGGGCTTGTTGCGCGACGAGCAGCCGGTGAACTGA
- a CDS encoding LysR substrate-binding domain-containing protein, with the protein MDTAFLANLLLVVDSGSMAEAARRIGVTPAAIAQQVQALERELGVPLLVRAGRTVIPTEAGHRVIEKARALVREAAELRAVALTDEPSGELRIGTITTALLSLLPDVLANFSTAFPQAKVLIRAGTSMELYETLQRGDLDVAICLHPPFALPKAYDWHLLREEPIVVLAPSHLADEDPHSLLRREPFIRYDRSLGGGKQADQYLRAAKIAPNELFELNSLMAIAMMVDRRLGVSLVPDIVSPLTSGLNVVRLPLPVPVERRRFGLLWHRASPRARLIKGLMACAAEVIEA; encoded by the coding sequence ATGGATACCGCCTTTCTTGCCAATCTTCTGCTCGTGGTCGATAGCGGCTCGATGGCCGAAGCCGCGCGCCGCATCGGCGTGACGCCTGCGGCCATCGCGCAACAGGTGCAGGCGCTCGAGCGCGAACTCGGGGTGCCGTTGCTGGTGCGCGCGGGGCGCACGGTCATTCCGACGGAGGCCGGACATCGGGTGATTGAGAAAGCGCGGGCGCTGGTGCGCGAGGCGGCCGAGCTCCGGGCCGTGGCGCTGACCGACGAGCCTTCGGGCGAACTTCGAATCGGCACCATTACGACGGCGCTGCTCAGTTTGCTGCCCGACGTGCTGGCGAACTTCTCGACGGCGTTTCCGCAAGCCAAGGTGCTGATTCGTGCGGGCACGTCGATGGAGCTGTACGAGACGCTGCAACGCGGCGATCTGGATGTGGCGATCTGCCTGCATCCGCCGTTTGCGCTGCCCAAGGCGTACGACTGGCACTTGCTGCGCGAGGAGCCGATCGTGGTGCTGGCGCCGTCGCATCTGGCGGATGAAGACCCCCATTCCTTGCTGCGGCGCGAGCCGTTCATTCGCTATGACCGGTCGCTGGGCGGCGGCAAGCAGGCGGACCAGTACCTGCGCGCGGCGAAGATCGCGCCGAACGAATTGTTCGAACTGAACTCGCTGATGGCCATCGCCATGATGGTGGACCGCCGGCTGGGCGTGTCGCTCGTGCCCGATATCGTCTCACCGCTCACCAGTGGCCTGAATGTCGTGCGTCTGCCGCTGCCGGTCCCCGTCGAGCGTCGTCGGTTCGGCTTGCTGTGGCACCGGGCGTCGCCCCGGGCCCGGCTAATCAAGGGGTTGATGGCCTGTGCGGCTGAGGTGATCGAGGCGTGA
- the paaA gene encoding 1,2-phenylacetyl-CoA epoxidase subunit PaaA has translation MYTQAIDLAGNSPKGVRTLSETEQQQQARFDARMAADQKIEPQDYMPVEYRKTLVRQISQHAHSEVVGMLPEGNWISRAPSLKRKAILLAKVQDEAGHGLYLYSAAETLGTSRDQMIDALHSGKAKYSSIFNYPTLTWADVGVIGWLVDGAAIMNQVPLCRCSYGPYARAMIRVCKEESFHQRQGFDALLSMMNGTQAQRDMVQEAVNRWWWPVLMMFGPSDKESIHSAQTMKWGIKRISNDDLRQKFVDAAIEQARVLGVTFPDPDLKWNEARKAHDYGEIDWSEFWRVVNGEGPCNKERVGTRVAAHDNGAWVRDAALAHAAKQRQRAEKQAA, from the coding sequence ATGTATACGCAAGCCATCGATCTGGCCGGCAACAGCCCCAAGGGCGTGCGCACCCTGAGCGAGACGGAGCAGCAGCAACAAGCCCGCTTCGACGCGCGCATGGCCGCCGATCAGAAGATCGAGCCGCAGGACTACATGCCCGTCGAGTACCGCAAGACGCTCGTGCGCCAGATTTCGCAGCACGCGCACTCGGAAGTCGTCGGCATGCTGCCGGAAGGCAACTGGATTTCGCGCGCACCCAGCCTCAAGCGCAAAGCGATCCTGCTGGCCAAGGTGCAAGACGAAGCCGGCCACGGTCTCTATCTCTATTCCGCCGCTGAAACCCTCGGCACGTCGCGCGACCAGATGATCGACGCGCTGCACTCGGGCAAGGCCAAGTACTCCAGCATCTTCAATTACCCCACGCTCACGTGGGCCGACGTCGGCGTGATCGGCTGGCTGGTCGATGGCGCCGCCATCATGAACCAGGTGCCGCTGTGCCGCTGCTCGTACGGCCCGTATGCGCGCGCGATGATTCGCGTCTGTAAGGAAGAGTCGTTCCATCAGCGTCAGGGCTTCGACGCCCTGCTCTCGATGATGAACGGCACGCAGGCCCAGCGCGACATGGTGCAAGAAGCCGTCAACCGCTGGTGGTGGCCGGTGCTGATGATGTTCGGCCCGAGCGATAAGGAATCGATCCACAGCGCGCAGACCATGAAGTGGGGCATCAAGCGCATTTCGAACGACGACCTGCGTCAGAAGTTTGTCGATGCCGCCATCGAACAGGCCCGCGTGCTCGGCGTGACCTTCCCCGATCCGGATCTGAAGTGGAATGAAGCCCGCAAGGCCCACGACTACGGCGAGATCGACTGGTCGGAATTCTGGCGTGTCGTGAACGGCGAAGGCCCGTGCAACAAGGAACGTGTGGGCACCCGCGTGGCCGCTCACGACAACGGCGCCTGGGTGCGCGACGCTGCCCTCGCCCATGCGGCGAAGCAACGTCAGCGCGCCGAAAAACAAGCCGCCTGA
- the paaB gene encoding 1,2-phenylacetyl-CoA epoxidase subunit PaaB — MTQASNKEWPLWEVFVRSKMGLEHKHSGSLHAADAEMALRMARDVYTRRQEGVSLWVVPSAAITASAPEDKAELFDPAADKIYRHPTFYQLPEEVNHM, encoded by the coding sequence ATGACGCAAGCAAGCAACAAGGAATGGCCCCTCTGGGAAGTGTTCGTGCGCAGCAAGATGGGCCTCGAACACAAGCACAGCGGCAGCCTGCACGCCGCCGACGCCGAAATGGCGCTGCGCATGGCGCGCGACGTCTACACGCGCCGTCAGGAAGGCGTGAGCCTCTGGGTCGTGCCCTCGGCCGCCATCACAGCTTCGGCACCGGAAGACAAGGCCGAACTGTTCGACCCGGCCGCCGACAAAATCTACCGCCACCCGACCTTCTATCAGTTGCCGGAAGAAGTGAACCACATGTAA
- the paaC gene encoding 1,2-phenylacetyl-CoA epoxidase subunit PaaC, producing the protein MKPTQEHLSYLLRLADNALILGQRNAEWCGHGPVLEEDIALTNLSLDLIGQARMLYQHAAKLETELTGLTKQEDDYAFWRDEFAFRNWTLVELPHYGPTAGTSAAERDYAVTIVRNFLYSALMVEVWQALAQSGDAELAAIAAKSVKEAHYHLHHARDWLVRFGDGTEESHRRAQAALDYLMPYMNEIFKRDALEDAAAAAGTGVTMSELKDAWQAVVTDALDEATLSAPAAGAFESTGKFGHHSEHMSYLLGEMQVIARQHPGASW; encoded by the coding sequence ATGAAACCGACGCAGGAACACCTGTCCTATCTGCTGCGCCTTGCCGACAACGCGCTGATCCTCGGTCAGCGCAACGCGGAATGGTGCGGTCACGGCCCCGTGCTCGAAGAAGACATCGCGCTCACCAACCTGAGCCTAGATCTGATCGGCCAGGCGCGCATGCTCTATCAACACGCCGCCAAGCTCGAAACCGAACTCACCGGCCTCACCAAGCAAGAAGACGACTACGCCTTCTGGCGCGACGAATTCGCGTTCCGTAACTGGACCCTCGTCGAACTGCCGCATTACGGCCCGACCGCCGGCACTTCGGCCGCCGAGCGTGACTACGCCGTAACGATCGTGCGCAACTTCCTGTACTCGGCCCTGATGGTCGAAGTCTGGCAAGCGCTGGCGCAATCGGGCGACGCCGAACTGGCCGCCATCGCCGCAAAGTCGGTCAAGGAAGCGCATTACCACCTGCATCACGCCCGCGACTGGCTGGTGCGTTTTGGTGACGGCACGGAAGAATCGCACCGTCGCGCACAAGCCGCCCTCGACTACCTGATGCCGTACATGAACGAAATCTTCAAGCGCGATGCGCTCGAAGACGCCGCTGCTGCGGCCGGCACGGGGGTGACCATGTCCGAGCTGAAGGATGCATGGCAGGCCGTCGTGACCGACGCGCTCGACGAAGCCACGCTTAGCGCACCGGCCGCCGGCGCGTTCGAGAGCACGGGCAAGTTCGGCCATCACTCCGAGCACATGAGCTATCTGCTCGGCGAGATGCAGGTCATCGCGCGTCAGCATCCCGGCGCGAGCTGGTAA
- the paaD gene encoding 1,2-phenylacetyl-CoA epoxidase subunit PaaD, producing MHTHLDTIMNLPLTPPVAPDVLTPASEASLPLAWQTLESVPDPEIPVVSIRELGILRDVRVVQNAEDVTSFEIVITPTYSGCPAMQQIAEDIDAAMTRAGLGPWHIKTVLAPAWTTDWISPEAREKLRGYGIAPPTGAHAVAADAPRKITFYGRPKDGVPCPHCGSADTEVVSAFGSTACKAHYRCRTCREPFDYFKPY from the coding sequence ATGCACACGCACCTCGACACGATCATGAATCTGCCGCTCACCCCGCCCGTCGCCCCCGACGTGCTGACGCCGGCATCGGAAGCCTCGCTGCCGCTCGCGTGGCAGACGCTCGAATCGGTGCCCGATCCCGAGATTCCGGTCGTGTCGATTCGCGAACTCGGCATTCTGCGCGACGTGCGCGTGGTGCAGAACGCGGAAGACGTGACGTCGTTCGAGATCGTGATTACGCCGACGTACTCGGGGTGTCCGGCCATGCAGCAGATCGCCGAAGACATCGACGCCGCGATGACACGCGCGGGCCTCGGCCCGTGGCACATCAAGACCGTGCTGGCGCCCGCGTGGACCACCGACTGGATCAGCCCGGAGGCCCGCGAGAAGCTGCGCGGCTACGGCATTGCGCCGCCCACGGGCGCGCATGCGGTGGCCGCCGACGCGCCGCGCAAGATCACGTTCTACGGCCGCCCGAAAGACGGCGTGCCGTGCCCGCATTGCGGTTCAGCCGACACGGAAGTGGTATCGGCGTTCGGTTCGACCGCGTGCAAGGCGCATTACCGTTGCCGCACGTGCCGCGAGCCGTTCGACTACTTCAAGCCCTATTGA
- the paaE gene encoding 1,2-phenylacetyl-CoA epoxidase subunit PaaE: protein MTTPQFHSLTIREIRPETADAISIAFTVPDALRDAYRFTQGQFLTLKTLIEGEEARRSYSICVGVPDYEATGELRVGIKRVPGGKFSNFANDQLKPGQQIDVMTPDGRFFTRLSPEHAKHYVGFAGGSGITPMLALIKTTLASEPNSQFTLVYGNRSVPAIMFAEALEDLKNTYLGRLRLYHVLSDEAQEVELFNGLLNQDKCSAFLETLIPPSSIDEAFICGPGPMMDAAEAALAAAGVAKEKIHVERFGVPTSQAPVKPVVITDDTPMAELVVVMDGKERRLRQPYEGQSILDTGLAAGLSLPYACKGGVCCTCRAKVLEGEVAMEKNYTLEDYEVEQGFVLTCQARPLTQRVVVSYDER from the coding sequence ATGACGACCCCGCAATTCCATTCGCTGACCATTCGCGAAATCCGTCCCGAGACCGCCGACGCCATCTCGATCGCGTTCACCGTGCCGGATGCCCTGCGCGACGCCTACCGTTTCACGCAAGGCCAGTTCCTCACGCTCAAGACGCTGATCGAAGGCGAAGAAGCGCGCCGCTCGTACTCGATTTGCGTGGGCGTGCCCGACTACGAGGCGACCGGCGAATTGCGCGTGGGTATCAAGCGCGTGCCGGGCGGCAAGTTCTCGAACTTCGCCAACGATCAGTTGAAGCCGGGCCAGCAGATCGACGTGATGACGCCGGATGGCCGCTTCTTCACGCGTCTGTCGCCTGAGCATGCCAAGCATTACGTCGGCTTTGCCGGTGGCTCGGGTATCACGCCGATGCTCGCGCTCATCAAGACGACGCTGGCTTCTGAGCCGAACAGCCAGTTCACGCTCGTGTACGGCAACCGCTCGGTACCGGCCATCATGTTTGCCGAAGCGCTGGAAGACCTGAAGAACACGTATCTCGGCCGTCTGCGCCTGTACCACGTGCTCTCGGACGAGGCGCAGGAAGTCGAGTTGTTCAATGGCCTGCTCAATCAGGACAAGTGCTCGGCGTTTCTCGAGACGCTGATCCCGCCGTCGAGCATCGACGAAGCGTTCATCTGCGGCCCGGGCCCGATGATGGATGCCGCCGAAGCCGCGTTGGCCGCCGCTGGTGTCGCGAAGGAAAAGATCCACGTCGAGCGCTTCGGTGTGCCCACGTCGCAAGCCCCGGTGAAGCCGGTGGTGATCACCGACGACACGCCGATGGCCGAGCTGGTCGTCGTGATGGACGGCAAGGAGCGCCGCCTGCGTCAGCCGTACGAAGGCCAGAGCATTCTCGACACGGGTCTCGCGGCCGGACTCTCGCTGCCGTACGCCTGCAAGGGCGGCGTGTGCTGCACGTGCCGCGCCAAGGTGCTCGAAGGCGAAGTGGCAATGGAAAAGAACTACACGCTGGAAGATTACGAAGTCGAACAAGGTTTCGTGCTGACGTGCCAGGCACGTCCGCTGACGCAACGCGTAGTGGTCAGCTACGACGAGCGCTAA